In Lagopus muta isolate bLagMut1 chromosome 6, bLagMut1 primary, whole genome shotgun sequence, one DNA window encodes the following:
- the LOC125694618 gene encoding olfactory receptor 1052-like — protein MTVINHTTVPYFILLGLTDCPELQPIIFVMILLIYIITLMGNLSMIILITMDFQLQTPMYFFLINLSIVDLCYSSVFIPRMLVNFSVENKTISYSGCLGQHFSFVVFVTTEGFLLAAMAYDRYVAICSPLLYTTLMARRVCVCLAVGSYLGGLCNSLVHTCGLLQLSFCGPNTINHFFCDTNPLLQLSCSDNHLNELVLVTLSGIVAMSTLLFIMISYLYILSSILSMGSASRYKAFSTCASHLTAVTLFYGPVSLSHMQPSSRYLLEQEKISAVFYTLVIPMLNPLIYSLRNNEVKNALRRLMNLNSWPSNMLGIILNSTSERCR, from the exons ATGACAGTAATCAACCACACCACGGTCCCCTACTTTATTCTTTTGGGACTGACTGATTGCCCAGAACTACAGCCTATAATCTTCGTGATGATTCTGCTGATCTATATCATCACCCTGATGGGCAACCTCAGCATGATCATCTTGATCACAATGGACTTCCAGCTGCAAACACCCATGTATTTCTTCCTTATTAACTTGTCCATCGTGGATCTTTgctattcttctgtttttattccgAGGATGCTAGTAAACTTCTCAGTGGAGAATAAGACTATTTCTTACTCAGGATGTCTTGGccagcatttttcatttgttgtgtTTGTGACCACAGAAGGATTTCTGCTGGCTGCAATGGCTTACGACCGCTATGTCGCTATATGTAGCCCACTGCTTTATACCACTCTTATGGCCAGAAGAGTCTGTGTTTGCCTGGCAGTTGGGTCATATTTAGGGGGACTCTGTAACTCATTGGTACATACTTGTGGCTTACTGCAATTGTCCTTCTGCGGCCCTAATACCATCAACCACTTTTTCTGTGACACAAACCCGCTGCTACAACTCAGTTGCTCTGACAACCATCTCAATGAGCTGGTGCTTGTAACCCTCTCAGGGATTGTAGCTATGTCAACGCTTCTCTTTATCATGATCTCCTACCTCTACATCCTCTCATCCATTTTGAGCATGGGCTCTGCAAGCAGATACAAAGCTTTCTCCACCTGTGCCTCCCATCTGACAGCTGTAACACTCTTCTATGGGCCCGTGAGTTTGAGTCACATGCAGCCCAGTTCAAGATACTTGCTGGAACAGGAAAaaatttctgcagtattttacaCCCTGGTCATTCCTATGCTGAATCCCCTGATATACAGCCTCCGGAACAACGAGGTGAAAAATGCACTTAGAAGGttgatgaa TCTCAATTCATGGCCAAGCAACATGCTAGGCATCATCCTAAACTCCACCTCTGAAAGATGTAGATAA